In one Balaenoptera musculus isolate JJ_BM4_2016_0621 chromosome 20, mBalMus1.pri.v3, whole genome shotgun sequence genomic region, the following are encoded:
- the SLC13A2 gene encoding LOW QUALITY PROTEIN: solute carrier family 13 member 2 (The sequence of the model RefSeq protein was modified relative to this genomic sequence to represent the inferred CDS: inserted 3 bases in 2 codons; substituted 1 base at 1 genomic stop codon), whose translation MATCWQGLWAYRFYLIVFFLPIILLPLPILIPTKEAYCAYTIILMALLWCTEALPLAITAFLPTVMFPMMGIMGASVVSTEYLKDTNILFIGGMLVALAVEQWNLHKRIALRVLLIIGVRPSLLILGFMVVTAFLSMWISNTATTAMMVPIAHAVLEQLHKVPKSKDVEEGENNPAFELQEPSPQKEETKLDEKGSTLPVTALPRLSSEPKAQQDEEQLRFTRGRSLCVCYAASIGGIATLTGTTTNLVLQGQVNSIFPENXHVVNFASWFAFAFPTMVILLLLSWVWLQFLFLGFNFRKNCGLGERDEGSESEQPSKSSGESNKLLGPMTFAEKAVSTLFVXMVVLWFTREPGFFTGWGRXACPPCPARSMPSDGTVAILIAVILFIMPSKIPGLTQEPGKPGKLKAPPALLNWKIVKEKMPWNIVLLLGGGFALAKGSEESGLSKWLGDKLTPLESVPPPAIAFILCLLIATFTECTSNVATTTIFLPILASMSQAICIHPLYVMLPCTLSSSLAFMLPVATPPNAIAFSFGGLKVTHMAQAGFMLNILGVLVITLAINTWSIPMFDLHSFPSWAQSNTTGFCGVSEANITTPSPYTTV comes from the exons GAAGCCTACTGTGCCTACACCATCATCCTCATGGCGCTCCTCTGGTGCACCGAGGCTCTGCCCCTGGCTATCACCGCCTTCCTCCCCACCGTCATGTTCCCCATGATGGGCATAATGGGTGCCTCCGTG GTCAGCACTGAGTACCTTAAGGACACCAACATCCTATTCATCGGGGGGATGCTCGTGGCCCTCGCCGTGGAGCAATGGAATCTGCACAAGCGCATCGCCCTCCGCGTGCTCCTCATCATCGGGGTGCGGCCCTCCCT GCTGATCCTGGGCTTCATGGTGGTCACGGCCTTCTTGTCCATGTGGATCAGCAACACGGCCACCACGGCCATGATGGTGCCCATCGCCCACGCCGTTCTGGAGCAGCTGCACAAGGTGCCCAAGAGCAAGGATGTTGAGGAGGGCGAGAACAACCCCGCCTTCGAACTCCAGGAACCGAGTCCCCAGAAGGAAGAGACCAAGCTTGATGAGAAAG GCTCCACTCTTCCTGT GACGGCCCTGCCCCGCCTGTCCTCGGAGCCCAAGGCACAGCAGGACGAGGAGCAGCTCCGCTTCACCCGGGGCAGGAGCCTGTGTGTGTGCTACGCGGCCAGCATCGGGGGCATCGCCACCCTGACTGGCACCACAACAAACCTGGTGCTGCAAGGCCAGGTCAACTC GATCTTCCCCGAAA GACACGTGGTGAACTTCGCCTCCTGGTTTGCCTTTGCCTTCCCCACCATGGTCATCTTGCTGCTGCTTTCCTGGGTGTGGCTGCAGTTCCTCTTCTTAGGCTTCAA CTTCCGGAAGAACTGTGGCTTGGGGGAACGAGATGAGGGGAGCGAGAGCGAGCAGCCTTCGAAGTCATCCGGAGAGAGCAACAAGCTGCTGGGCCCCATGACCTTTGCAGAAAAGGCTGTCAGCACCCTCTTCGT TATGGTGGTGCTCTGGTTCACTCGGGAGCCAGGCTTTTTCACCGGCTGG GG CCGCTAagcctgccctccctgccccgcccGCAGCATGCCATCCGATGGGACAGTAGCCATCTTAATCGCTGTAATTTTGTTCATCATGCCCTCCAAGATCCCAGGGCTGACTCAGGAACCAG GAAAACCAGGGAAGCTGaaggcccctcctgccctcctcaaCTGGAAAATAGTTAAAGAGAAGATGCCTTGGAATATCGTGCTCCTTCTGGGCGGTGGCTTTGCCCTGGCCAAGGGCAGTGAG GAATCGGGCCTGTCAAAGTGGCTGGGGGACAAGCTGACCCCGCTGGAGAGTGTGCCGCCTCCCGCCATTGCCTTCATCCTCTGCCTCCTGATCGCCACCTTCACTGAGTGCACCAGCAACGTGGCCACCACCACAATCTTCCTGCCCATCTTGGCTTCCATG TCTCAGGCCATCTGCATCCACCCCCTCTACGTCATGCTCCCCTGCACGCTTTCCAGCTCCCTGGCCTTCATGCTGCCTGTGGCCACCCCGCCCAACGCCATCGCCTTCTCATTCGGAGGCCTCAAAGTGACACACATG GCCCAAGCAGGATTCATGCTGAACATCCTCGGGGTCCTGGTCATCACGCTGGCCATCAACACCTGGAGCATCCCCATGTTCGACCTGCACAGTTTCCCCTCCTGGGCCCAGTCCAACACCACAGGCTTCTGTGGGGTCAGCGAGGCAAACATCACAACACCTAGCCCCTATACCACGGTATAA